In Methanothrix sp., a genomic segment contains:
- the alaS gene encoding alanine--tRNA ligase, with translation MFTEDEYRLDFFIEEGFHHKNCKRCGKFFWTRDESRDTCGDPPCDPYTFIGSPIFERQYSLDEMREHYLAFFEARGHTRIKRYPVAARWRDDIYLTIASIADFQPFVTSGLVPPPANPLTISQPCIRLDDLDSVGRSGRHLTTFEMMAHHAFNTLEKEIYWKDQTVRLCDQLLIGLGMDPLAVTYKENPWAGGGNAGPSVEVMVGGLELATLVFMDLVATPNGPVEIKGERYEKMKNYIVDTGYGLERFVWASNGAPTIYDAIFPDLVRQVADLAGVEHNLADPEYAEIFAQNARLAGMVDLDEHSMSDLRAKIAATIGIDPQRLEKAILPMERVYAVVDHTRCLAYMLGDGIIPSNVKGGYLSRLVIRRTLRQMRELGLHLPLADLVELQISRLDYPDWRESFPTIREILDQEEQKYAETLEKGMRLVRKTAESYLKKKEPVPLREMIALYDSHGIPPEIAREAAVQAGAEVELPDNFYSLVAKKHIRAEPEEEKKPPIPGKTELLFYENPFEEEFEARVLDVVEGAEGEGAVILDRTLLYPEGGGQPADHGTLERDGQVYRVVDVQKSGDVVLHKLAQPGGLARGDLVRGRVDMLRRLAHARHHTATHLVHDSAKRILGKHIWQAGAQKSEERARLDISHFKRISDAELKAIELEANRRVMELTPVDTQFLPRTEAEKLFGFELYQGGVPPGKLIRVVRVGSDIEACAGTHVTNTGMIGMIKILRTERIQDGVERIEFAAGEAAVRACQARDDLLARAAGILRVPNEQLPRTAERFFEEWKSQQKEIERLKEDLATVRLKTLTAEAETIDGLRVVVQKMGNADIDELLKAAALLAEEDCVALLGSKSGKLVAAVGQSGLAKGIKAGSIIKAAARALGGGGGGRPELAQGGGPDTERLKEALAAGREAIRAGA, from the coding sequence ATGTTCACAGAGGACGAATACCGATTGGACTTCTTCATCGAGGAAGGATTCCATCATAAGAACTGCAAAAGATGCGGCAAATTCTTCTGGACCAGGGATGAGAGCAGGGATACCTGTGGTGATCCTCCCTGCGATCCCTATACCTTTATCGGCTCACCCATATTCGAGCGCCAGTACAGTCTGGACGAGATGCGCGAGCATTATCTGGCCTTCTTCGAGGCCCGGGGACACACCCGCATCAAGAGATATCCTGTGGCGGCCCGCTGGCGGGATGACATCTATCTGACCATCGCTTCCATTGCCGATTTTCAGCCTTTTGTCACCTCAGGTCTGGTGCCACCTCCGGCCAACCCCCTGACCATCAGCCAGCCCTGCATCCGCCTGGACGACCTGGACTCTGTGGGGCGGAGCGGGAGGCATCTTACCACCTTTGAGATGATGGCCCATCATGCATTCAACACCCTGGAGAAGGAGATCTACTGGAAGGACCAGACGGTGCGACTCTGCGATCAACTTCTCATTGGCCTGGGGATGGATCCCTTGGCTGTGACCTATAAGGAGAACCCCTGGGCAGGCGGGGGCAATGCCGGTCCGAGTGTGGAGGTGATGGTGGGGGGCCTGGAGCTGGCCACACTGGTGTTCATGGATCTGGTGGCCACGCCCAATGGCCCTGTGGAGATCAAGGGCGAGCGCTATGAGAAGATGAAAAACTACATTGTCGATACCGGCTATGGCCTGGAGAGGTTTGTCTGGGCCTCCAATGGCGCTCCCACCATCTATGATGCCATATTCCCGGATCTGGTCAGGCAGGTGGCAGACCTGGCGGGCGTCGAGCACAACCTGGCCGATCCGGAGTATGCAGAGATCTTCGCTCAGAATGCCCGTCTGGCGGGGATGGTGGACCTGGACGAGCACTCGATGAGCGATCTGCGGGCGAAGATCGCCGCCACCATCGGCATCGATCCCCAGCGGCTGGAGAAGGCCATTTTACCCATGGAGAGGGTCTATGCGGTGGTCGATCACACCCGCTGCCTGGCCTATATGCTGGGCGACGGGATCATACCCTCCAATGTCAAGGGCGGCTACCTCTCCCGGCTGGTCATCCGGCGCACCCTCCGGCAGATGAGGGAGCTGGGACTGCATCTGCCCCTGGCGGATCTGGTGGAGCTGCAGATCTCCCGGCTGGATTATCCTGACTGGCGGGAGTCTTTCCCTACCATCAGGGAGATCTTAGATCAGGAGGAGCAGAAGTATGCTGAGACCCTGGAGAAGGGGATGAGGCTGGTCCGGAAGACGGCAGAGAGCTATCTGAAGAAAAAGGAGCCCGTGCCCCTGAGGGAGATGATAGCTCTTTATGATAGCCATGGCATCCCGCCGGAGATCGCTCGCGAGGCAGCAGTGCAGGCGGGGGCTGAGGTGGAGCTGCCGGACAACTTCTACTCTCTGGTCGCAAAAAAGCACATCCGGGCAGAGCCGGAGGAGGAGAAAAAGCCCCCCATACCGGGCAAGACGGAGCTGCTCTTCTATGAGAATCCCTTCGAGGAGGAGTTCGAGGCCCGGGTTTTGGATGTAGTGGAGGGGGCAGAGGGCGAGGGGGCGGTCATACTGGACAGGACCCTCCTTTATCCCGAGGGGGGAGGGCAGCCTGCCGATCACGGCACCCTGGAGAGGGATGGGCAGGTCTACAGGGTTGTGGATGTGCAGAAGTCGGGAGATGTGGTCCTGCATAAGCTGGCTCAGCCCGGCGGCCTGGCCAGGGGGGACCTGGTTCGGGGAAGGGTGGATATGCTCCGCCGGCTGGCTCATGCCCGCCATCATACAGCGACGCACCTGGTCCACGACTCGGCCAAACGCATCCTGGGCAAGCACATCTGGCAGGCGGGGGCGCAGAAGAGCGAGGAGCGGGCCCGGCTGGATATATCCCATTTCAAGAGGATCAGTGATGCCGAGCTTAAGGCCATAGAGCTGGAGGCCAATCGCAGGGTGATGGAGCTCACTCCTGTTGATACCCAGTTCCTCCCCCGCACTGAGGCGGAGAAGCTCTTCGGATTCGAGCTCTATCAGGGGGGGGTGCCCCCAGGCAAGCTCATCCGGGTGGTCAGGGTGGGAAGCGATATTGAGGCCTGCGCCGGGACTCACGTCACCAATACCGGCATGATCGGTATGATCAAGATCCTGCGGACGGAGAGGATTCAGGACGGGGTGGAGAGGATAGAGTTCGCTGCCGGCGAGGCGGCGGTGCGGGCTTGTCAGGCCAGGGATGACCTTCTGGCCAGAGCTGCAGGCATCCTGAGGGTGCCAAATGAGCAGCTCCCCAGGACTGCGGAGAGGTTCTTTGAGGAGTGGAAGAGCCAGCAGAAGGAGATCGAGCGGCTGAAGGAGGATCTGGCCACAGTGCGGCTGAAGACGCTGACGGCTGAGGCCGAAACAATCGACGGCCTGCGGGTTGTTGTGCAGAAGATGGGCAATGCGGATATCGATGAGCTGCTCAAGGCCGCGGCCCTGCTGGCGGAGGAGGACTGCGTGGCCCTGCTGGGCTCGAAGAGCGGAAAGCTGGTGGCGGCCGTTGGTCAGTCGGGCCTGGCCAAAGGCATCAAGGCGGGGAGCATAATCAAGGCCGCAGCCAGAGCCCTGGGCGGAGGCGGAGGCGGCAGGCCGGAGCTGGCTCAGGGCGGAGGGCCGGATACAGAGAGGCTGAAGGAGGCCCTGGCGGCGGGGAGGGAGGCGATCCGGGCCGGGGCCTGA
- a CDS encoding orotate phosphoribosyltransferase-like protein: MKNIETLMKKAAELKAEGLVEGQISEELNVSEETVTWLLTHAEKASTAPGPKDISVDWSAIGRSAFRLNHISEAIADIIYETLEANESSVDVVVGIALSGLPIASMVANDLSAELAVYTPSKQMIAQENKRAKGNLSSNFSDVQEKNCIIIDDVITSGHTLEEAVGYLDEHGAKINAIAVLIDKKGIDEVAGVPVVSLLKVIRVN; the protein is encoded by the coding sequence ATGAAAAACATTGAGACTTTGATGAAGAAGGCAGCTGAACTGAAGGCAGAAGGGCTGGTAGAAGGTCAGATCTCAGAGGAGCTGAACGTCTCCGAGGAGACAGTGACCTGGCTTTTGACCCATGCTGAGAAGGCGAGCACCGCACCCGGCCCCAAGGATATCTCTGTGGACTGGTCGGCCATTGGCCGGAGCGCCTTCAGGCTCAATCATATATCCGAGGCTATAGCCGATATCATCTATGAGACCCTGGAGGCGAATGAGAGCAGTGTGGATGTGGTGGTGGGAATCGCCCTCAGCGGCCTGCCCATAGCCAGCATGGTGGCCAATGACCTGTCAGCAGAGCTTGCAGTCTACACTCCCAGCAAGCAGATGATCGCCCAGGAGAACAAGAGGGCCAAGGGCAACCTTAGCTCCAACTTCTCCGATGTCCAGGAGAAGAACTGCATCATCATCGATGATGTGATCACCTCCGGCCACACTCTGGAGGAGGCGGTGGGGTATTTGGATGAGCATGGGGCCAAGATCAATGCCATCGCCGTCCTGATCGATAAGAAGGGCATTGACGAGGTGGCCGGAGTGCCTGTGGTCTCTCTTCTGAAGGTCATAAGAGTGAACTAG
- a CDS encoding NOB1 family endonuclease — translation MTVADASVFIWGKRPQGELITVPAVEAELKDIRARSRLHIYDARVESPSSMALKAARGAAEETGDIRSLSAADLEVLAKALELRATLATDDYALQNVALHLGLKIEPIGQPRIKKKRKYIQRCQGCGRRFEGEECPDCGTPAGKRKRCMK, via the coding sequence ATGACCGTAGCGGACGCTTCGGTGTTCATCTGGGGCAAGAGGCCCCAGGGGGAGTTGATAACCGTCCCCGCAGTAGAGGCGGAGCTCAAGGATATAAGAGCCAGGTCCAGGCTCCACATATATGATGCCCGGGTGGAGAGCCCCAGCTCAATGGCCTTGAAGGCAGCTCGGGGTGCAGCAGAAGAGACCGGGGACATTCGCTCACTCTCTGCTGCCGATCTGGAGGTCCTGGCCAAGGCGCTGGAGTTGAGGGCCACTCTCGCTACCGATGACTATGCTCTGCAAAATGTCGCCCTTCACCTCGGCCTGAAGATCGAGCCCATCGGCCAGCCCCGGATAAAGAAAAAGCGTAAATATATTCAAAGGTGCCAGGGCTGTGGTCGGAGATTTGAGGGGGAAGAATGTCCTGATTGCGGAACTCCTGCCGGAAAGAGGAAAAGGTGTATGAAATGA
- a CDS encoding ribosome biogenesis/translation initiation ATPase RLI, whose protein sequence is MRIAIINRDRCQPRKCSKECEYFCPPVRTGDETIVFVDGKPQITENLCVGCGICVHKCPFGAITIINLPEEMEDPIHRYGQNGFALYGLPVPIEGRVTGLLGPNGIGKSTAVSILSGILRPNLGKAASWEEVFQRFSGSILGDYLKKVAAKGIKTSYKPQYIDRIPKSYSGIVSGLLERTDERGALPELMESLGISKLMERDISSLSGGELQRVAIAAAAARDADFYFFDEISPYLDIYQRINSARILQRLARDKAVMVVEHDLALLDLLADNVHLIYGTPGAYGVITRPKGVRVGINQYLRGNLPEENVRFRDTAINFEVHAPRIEKDIPSLIAYDAFAMQYSSFRLEAEPGIIRRGEVVGILGPNGIGKTTYIKILAGVEKPTTGSFESQLKISYKPQYLKAETEMTVEGMLRGVTEGFDSSYYQAEILGPMGIGPLLEKALPELSGGELQRVAITACLSRDADLYLLDEPSAHLDVEQRMLAAKVMRRFAESSEKTVLVVDHDIYLIDLMSERLMVFEGVPGVLGVAHTPLEMREGMNAFLKGIGITFRRDEEIRRPRVNKPESRLDRMQKEQGEYYYQIEEA, encoded by the coding sequence ATGAGGATAGCTATCATCAATCGCGATCGATGCCAACCGAGAAAGTGCTCCAAAGAGTGTGAATACTTCTGCCCGCCCGTCCGCACGGGCGATGAGACCATCGTCTTTGTGGACGGCAAACCCCAGATCACTGAGAATCTCTGCGTGGGCTGCGGCATATGCGTGCACAAATGCCCCTTTGGAGCGATCACCATCATCAACCTGCCAGAGGAGATGGAGGATCCAATTCACAGATACGGCCAGAACGGCTTTGCCCTTTACGGCCTGCCCGTGCCGATCGAGGGAAGGGTCACCGGCCTCTTGGGCCCCAATGGCATAGGGAAGAGCACAGCGGTGTCCATCCTCTCCGGCATCCTCCGGCCGAACCTGGGCAAAGCTGCCTCCTGGGAGGAGGTCTTCCAGCGCTTCTCCGGCTCCATCCTGGGAGATTATCTGAAGAAGGTGGCCGCTAAAGGGATCAAGACCTCCTACAAACCCCAGTACATTGATCGCATCCCGAAGAGCTATTCAGGCATTGTCTCAGGCCTCCTGGAGAGGACGGATGAGAGGGGAGCCCTCCCTGAGCTGATGGAGAGCTTGGGGATATCAAAGCTGATGGAAAGAGATATCTCCAGCCTCAGCGGCGGCGAGCTGCAGAGGGTGGCCATTGCTGCTGCCGCCGCCAGGGACGCAGACTTTTATTTCTTCGATGAGATCAGCCCGTACCTTGATATCTATCAGCGAATCAACTCCGCCCGCATACTGCAGAGACTGGCCCGGGATAAGGCGGTGATGGTGGTAGAACACGACCTAGCCCTCCTCGACCTGCTGGCGGATAACGTCCATCTCATCTATGGCACCCCCGGCGCCTACGGAGTGATAACCAGGCCCAAAGGGGTGCGGGTGGGCATAAACCAGTACCTTCGCGGCAACCTGCCCGAGGAGAATGTTCGCTTTCGCGATACAGCCATCAACTTCGAGGTACATGCCCCCCGGATAGAGAAGGATATCCCCTCCCTCATCGCCTATGATGCCTTTGCTATGCAGTACTCCTCCTTCCGCCTGGAGGCAGAGCCGGGGATCATTCGCCGGGGGGAGGTGGTGGGGATCTTGGGCCCCAATGGCATTGGAAAGACAACTTATATCAAGATCCTGGCAGGGGTGGAAAAGCCCACCACCGGGAGCTTCGAGAGCCAGCTGAAGATATCCTATAAGCCCCAATACCTGAAGGCAGAGACAGAGATGACTGTGGAGGGGATGCTGCGGGGAGTGACAGAGGGATTTGATAGCAGCTACTATCAGGCAGAGATCCTCGGGCCCATGGGCATCGGGCCCCTCTTGGAGAAGGCCCTCCCTGAGCTCTCCGGCGGAGAGCTGCAGAGGGTGGCCATAACCGCCTGCCTCAGCCGGGATGCAGACCTCTATCTCCTGGATGAGCCCTCCGCTCACCTGGATGTAGAGCAGAGGATGCTAGCGGCCAAGGTCATGCGCCGGTTTGCTGAGTCCTCTGAGAAGACCGTCCTGGTGGTGGACCATGACATCTATCTGATCGACCTGATGTCCGAGCGTCTGATGGTCTTCGAGGGCGTTCCGGGAGTCCTCGGCGTGGCTCATACCCCCCTGGAGATGCGCGAGGGGATGAACGCCTTCCTCAAGGGGATAGGCATAACCTTCCGGCGGGACGAAGAGATCCGCAGGCCCAGGGTCAATAAACCTGAGTCCAGGCTGGACCGGATGCAAAAGGAGCAGGGAGAGTACTACTATCAGATTGAAGAAGCCTGA
- a CDS encoding SET domain-containing protein-lysine N-methyltransferase produces MYLVKTHIHESGIEGDGVFAGEDIPLGTIVYFLRKNCAFISYDDFLSMSEEEKDKTIRYGVQDESGNWLLGDGEEKLNHSCDANTLSLFVDDAYCDIAVKDISEGEEITGDYSLFYSSFPYRIECNCNASICRGVVTGGLQVDLQTYDRWRRRISEAVGCIFAVEQNLFSLEDEEARRLTEAIRSKCRPMVFPYVKFSLISDECP; encoded by the coding sequence ATGTATTTAGTTAAAACCCATATACATGAGAGTGGTATAGAGGGGGACGGAGTCTTTGCCGGGGAGGATATCCCCCTGGGGACTATTGTATATTTCTTGAGAAAAAATTGTGCCTTCATCAGCTATGATGACTTTTTATCTATGTCTGAGGAGGAGAAGGATAAGACCATCAGGTATGGAGTGCAGGATGAGTCGGGCAATTGGCTGCTGGGGGATGGAGAAGAGAAGCTCAACCATAGCTGTGATGCCAACACCCTGAGCCTGTTTGTGGATGATGCCTATTGCGATATTGCCGTCAAGGACATATCTGAGGGAGAGGAGATCACAGGGGATTATAGTCTGTTCTACAGCTCTTTTCCCTATAGAATAGAATGCAATTGCAATGCATCAATCTGCCGGGGGGTGGTCACAGGTGGCTTGCAGGTTGACCTCCAGACCTATGATCGGTGGCGCAGGCGCATCTCAGAGGCAGTAGGCTGTATCTTTGCTGTCGAACAGAACCTATTCTCCCTTGAGGATGAGGAAGCCAGGAGGCTGACAGAAGCGATAAGATCTAAGTGCAGGCCAATGGTTTTTCCTTATGTCAAGTTCTCTTTAATCTCAGATGAATGCCCTTGA
- a CDS encoding SGNH/GDSL hydrolase family protein — MNGEHPGDGTGGEGGRGWVERTRRDLEDGADAIIVCFGDSITAGYAVRRGFPSFWQELLRQRFPDSKIEMINSGLSGDTSLDGLARLDWAVLSYEPDLVTINFGINDCVLGLGLEEFEINLVEMVRRIRAGPNSEILLLSSQPLETPPYDRMVLDYYQAVERVAEEMDAGFVDVYAAWMRRVQAGASLSSFILPGLDHPNEAGYRIIAEELMRLF, encoded by the coding sequence ATGAATGGGGAGCATCCAGGAGATGGGACGGGCGGCGAAGGGGGAAGGGGATGGGTGGAAAGGACACGGCGGGATCTGGAGGACGGGGCCGATGCTATCATCGTCTGCTTTGGCGACTCCATCACTGCCGGCTATGCCGTGCGGAGGGGATTTCCCTCCTTCTGGCAGGAGTTGCTCCGGCAGAGGTTCCCTGACTCAAAGATCGAGATGATCAACTCCGGCCTCTCCGGGGATACCAGCCTGGACGGCCTGGCCCGGCTGGACTGGGCGGTGCTCTCCTATGAGCCCGACCTGGTCACAATAAACTTCGGCATCAATGATTGCGTTTTGGGTCTGGGGCTGGAGGAGTTCGAGATAAACCTGGTGGAGATGGTCCGCCGCATCCGGGCTGGCCCAAACTCGGAGATCCTTCTCCTATCCTCCCAGCCCCTGGAGACCCCTCCCTATGACCGGATGGTGCTGGACTATTATCAGGCGGTGGAGAGGGTGGCTGAAGAGATGGACGCCGGATTTGTGGACGTCTATGCTGCCTGGATGAGAAGGGTGCAGGCCGGCGCTTCCCTGAGCTCTTTTATCCTGCCGGGCCTGGATCATCCCAATGAGGCGGGCTACAGGATCATCGCCGAGGAGCTGATGCGGCTCTTTTGA
- the trpA gene encoding tryptophan synthase subunit alpha produces the protein MRISEAFKSSPLLIVYLCSGDPSPAATPELVRRVVRAGADIIELGLPHSDPIADGPTIQAAAQRAIAAGMNTDIYFQVAAEVSVPVPKVFMGYYNMVYARGLERFVQDCLLSGITGMIVPDLPPEEAAPLKAACSRHGVDLIYLVASNTPPERQRLLAEETGGFLYLVARPGVTGARNDLLPDTGELIHRMAGDVPKAVGFGISTPGQAAEVIRAGADAVIVGSVCVDLIARGRIEEMESLVAEMKRAVKEAGRERLS, from the coding sequence ATGAGAATCTCTGAGGCCTTCAAGAGCAGCCCCCTGCTGATCGTCTACCTCTGCTCTGGAGATCCCTCACCCGCTGCCACCCCGGAGCTGGTAAGGCGGGTGGTGCGGGCAGGAGCGGATATAATCGAGCTGGGCCTTCCTCACTCCGATCCCATAGCAGACGGGCCGACCATCCAGGCAGCAGCACAGAGGGCCATCGCCGCCGGGATGAACACCGATATCTATTTCCAGGTGGCAGCAGAGGTCAGTGTTCCTGTGCCCAAGGTCTTCATGGGCTACTACAATATGGTCTATGCCCGCGGCCTGGAGAGGTTCGTCCAGGACTGTCTCCTCTCGGGCATAACGGGCATGATCGTCCCCGACCTTCCCCCGGAGGAGGCCGCTCCCCTCAAGGCGGCCTGCAGCAGGCATGGCGTGGACCTGATCTATCTGGTGGCCTCCAATACCCCACCGGAGCGGCAGAGACTCCTCGCTGAAGAGACGGGCGGCTTCCTCTATCTGGTGGCCCGGCCTGGGGTGACGGGGGCGAGAAACGATCTGTTGCCCGATACCGGGGAGCTGATCCACCGGATGGCAGGAGATGTGCCCAAGGCGGTAGGCTTTGGTATCTCCACTCCTGGTCAGGCGGCTGAGGTCATCCGGGCTGGGGCCGATGCCGTTATTGTGGGATCGGTCTGCGTTGACCTGATAGCCCGGGGGAGGATCGAGGAGATGGAATCACTTGTGGCGGAGATGAAAAGGGCAGTGAAAGAGGCGGGACGGGAGAGGTTGTCATGA
- the trpB gene encoding tryptophan synthase subunit beta codes for MIEDFAVKFGRYGGLFVPETLVAPLADLSYAYDQLKGSAQFQDELKALQKDFAGRPTSLYPAPNLSRRLGCQVYLKREDLMHGGAHKLNNTLGQALVAKRMGKSRLIAETGAGQHGVATAIVGAKLGFETQIYMGEVDIERQKMNVYRMELMGAEVIPVRSGSRTLKDAINEALRDWASSFEHTHYLLGTAAGAHPFPTMVRDFQSIIGQETKEQILATEGRLPDSIAACVGGGSNAMGIFAPFLEEEVKLIAVEAGGRGPGMSERMADNGASLGYGTDGILHGALTKILQDPYGQILESYSVAAGLDYPGVGPELAYLAEKGRVLPRLADDRTALEGFRALSRLEGIIPALESAHAIGYALKEPESLGDLAIINLSGRGDKDLATVMEYENL; via the coding sequence ATGATCGAGGATTTCGCAGTCAAGTTCGGGAGGTATGGCGGCCTCTTCGTCCCCGAGACCCTGGTGGCTCCCCTGGCCGATCTCTCTTATGCCTATGATCAGCTTAAGGGGAGCGCCCAGTTTCAAGATGAGCTGAAAGCCCTCCAAAAGGACTTCGCCGGCCGGCCCACATCTCTTTACCCTGCCCCCAATCTCAGCCGGAGGCTAGGCTGCCAGGTCTATCTTAAGAGGGAGGACCTGATGCATGGCGGAGCCCATAAGCTAAACAACACCTTAGGCCAGGCCCTGGTGGCAAAGAGGATGGGCAAGAGCAGACTGATCGCCGAGACGGGGGCGGGCCAGCACGGTGTGGCCACGGCCATTGTGGGAGCAAAGCTGGGCTTTGAGACCCAGATCTATATGGGGGAGGTGGATATTGAGAGGCAGAAGATGAACGTCTACCGGATGGAGCTGATGGGGGCAGAGGTGATACCAGTCCGCTCCGGCTCCCGGACACTGAAGGATGCCATAAACGAGGCCCTGAGGGACTGGGCCTCAAGCTTTGAGCATACCCATTATCTCCTGGGGACTGCTGCCGGGGCCCATCCCTTCCCCACGATGGTGAGGGACTTTCAGAGCATTATCGGCCAGGAGACAAAAGAGCAGATCCTGGCAACGGAGGGCCGCCTGCCGGACAGCATCGCTGCCTGCGTGGGAGGGGGGAGCAATGCCATGGGCATCTTCGCCCCCTTCCTGGAGGAGGAGGTGAAGCTGATTGCTGTGGAGGCAGGAGGGCGGGGTCCGGGGATGAGCGAGAGGATGGCGGACAACGGCGCCTCCCTGGGCTACGGCACAGACGGAATACTGCATGGTGCCCTCACCAAGATCCTTCAGGACCCCTACGGCCAGATACTGGAGTCCTACTCTGTGGCTGCAGGCCTGGACTATCCCGGGGTGGGGCCGGAGCTGGCCTATCTGGCGGAGAAGGGCCGGGTCCTTCCCAGGCTGGCGGACGATAGGACCGCCCTGGAGGGATTTCGCGCCCTGTCCCGGCTGGAGGGGATAATCCCTGCTCTGGAGTCGGCTCATGCCATCGGCTATGCCCTGAAGGAGCCAGAATCACTGGGCGATCTGGCGATAATCAACCTCTCCGGACGGGGGGATAAGGATCTGGCCACGGTGATGGAGTATGAGAATCTCTGA
- the xseB gene encoding exodeoxyribonuclease VII small subunit translates to MKEEEVGLEGALEELERIVEELEEGKLSLERSLELYERGMRLVRLCNLRLDGAQRRIECLTGEMPPDLL, encoded by the coding sequence ATGAAGGAGGAGGAAGTGGGACTGGAGGGAGCACTGGAGGAGCTGGAGAGAATAGTCGAGGAGCTGGAAGAGGGAAAGCTGAGCCTGGAGAGGAGCCTGGAGCTTTATGAGCGGGGGATGAGGCTGGTCCGGCTGTGCAACCTGCGGCTGGACGGCGCCCAGAGGAGGATCGAGTGCCTGACGGGAGAGATGCCCCCTGATCTGCTCTGA
- the xseA gene encoding exodeoxyribonuclease VII large subunit: MQGEGAEESIVSALLALQGRTDLIIVCRGGGSAEDLWCFNSEVVARAVYACDSPVISAVGHETDVTITDFAADVRAATPTAAAKMAVPDVEELRIRLRQSRVRIIRALWSCLERKEERLEYLQRSLSAARMYSLTGDFRQRLDHLSDRLDFALAEELRDRRARLDAVCGRLAAVGPRATLQRGYALARSERGLVMAWDDVRPGEEIELILGRGGLRCRVLDCIEEKESGE, from the coding sequence GTGCAGGGTGAGGGGGCAGAGGAGAGCATAGTCTCTGCTCTTCTTGCCCTGCAGGGCAGGACTGACCTGATAATAGTCTGCCGCGGCGGGGGCTCGGCTGAGGACCTTTGGTGCTTCAACTCCGAGGTGGTGGCCCGGGCTGTCTATGCCTGCGACAGTCCAGTGATCTCCGCTGTGGGCCATGAGACGGATGTCACCATCACCGATTTTGCCGCCGACGTTCGAGCGGCAACTCCGACAGCAGCGGCCAAGATGGCAGTACCGGATGTGGAGGAGCTGAGGATAAGGCTGCGGCAGAGCCGGGTTCGGATAATACGCGCCCTGTGGAGCTGCCTGGAGAGAAAGGAGGAGCGCCTGGAGTATCTCCAGCGCAGCCTCTCTGCTGCGAGGATGTACTCTCTGACCGGCGACTTCAGGCAGCGGCTGGACCACCTGAGCGACAGGCTGGATTTTGCCCTGGCTGAGGAGCTGAGGGATCGCCGGGCCAGGCTGGATGCTGTTTGCGGCCGGCTGGCAGCAGTGGGCCCACGGGCCACATTACAGCGCGGCTATGCCCTGGCCCGCTCAGAGAGGGGCCTGGTCATGGCCTGGGACGATGTCCGTCCGGGGGAGGAGATAGAGCTTATATTGGGCCGGGGTGGGCTGAGATGCCGGGTCTTGGACTGTATTGAGGAGAAGGAGAGTGGAGAATGA
- the xseA gene encoding exodeoxyribonuclease VII large subunit, translating to MSQIFTVTNLNERIKERLENDPRLHDLWAQGEVSNFVHHRSGHMYFTLKDRDSQISCVLFKGQAGRVETELRNGMNVLLFGDVAVYRPQGRVQLVARAIKRDSGLGFRFLQFEALKKRLEEEGLFELEQKRPLPPYPERIGVVTSLQGAALRDVLRSIGPLSGQDHNLSRPGAG from the coding sequence TTGAGCCAGATATTCACTGTCACCAATCTCAATGAGAGGATAAAGGAGCGGCTGGAGAACGATCCCCGCCTGCACGACCTCTGGGCGCAGGGGGAGGTCTCAAACTTCGTCCATCACCGCTCCGGCCACATGTACTTCACCCTGAAAGACCGGGATTCCCAGATCTCTTGCGTCCTCTTCAAGGGGCAGGCAGGGCGGGTGGAGACGGAGTTGAGGAACGGCATGAATGTTCTCCTTTTTGGGGACGTGGCGGTTTATCGCCCTCAGGGGAGGGTGCAACTGGTGGCCAGGGCCATAAAGAGGGATTCCGGCCTCGGTTTCCGGTTTTTGCAGTTTGAGGCCCTGAAAAAGAGGCTGGAGGAGGAGGGGCTCTTCGAGCTGGAGCAGAAGCGCCCTCTCCCCCCCTATCCGGAGAGGATAGGAGTTGTCACCTCCCTGCAGGGGGCAGCATTGAGAGACGTTCTGCGCAGCATCGGGCCCCTATCCGGCCAGGATCATAATCTCTCCCGCCCAGGTGCAGGGTGA